One window of Hymenobacter sp. BRD128 genomic DNA carries:
- a CDS encoding ATP-dependent Clp protease ATP-binding subunit, producing MEAKFSNRVKEVISLSREEAIRLGHDYIGTEHLLLGMIREGEGTALGLLKKLGVATDELKFALEQATRNTASAQGTSITGSIPLTKQTEKVLKITYLEAKIFKSEIIGTEHLLLSILRDEDNISSQILSKFNVNYETVRDSLDYHGAAPNTSPKAGPEADDDDDRLFGQGQGGAGRGQQGGQGGAAGTRKAGEKSRTPVLDNFGRDLTKLAEEDKLDPIVGREKEIERVAQVLSRRKKNNPILIGEPGVGKTAIAEGLALRIIQKKVSRVLFNKRVVTLDLASLVAGTKYRGQFEERMKAVMNELEKSPDVILFIDELHTIVGAGGASGSLDASNMFKPALARGEIQCIGATTLDEYRQYIEKDGALARRFQMVMVDPTTPEETIEILHNIKDKYQDHHHVVYTDKAIEQCVKLSDRYMSDRFLPDKAIDILDEAGARVHINNIVVPEDILKLEEQIENIKTEKNRVVKSQKYEEAAKLRDTEKKLLEQLDSAKKSWEDETKKKRYTVKEENVAEVIAMMTGIPVNRVAQNEGEKLLNMGNELKGKVIGQDKAIAQLVKAIQRTRVGLKDPKKPIGSFVFLGPTGVGKTELAKVLATYLFDKEDALVRVDMSEYMEKFSVSRLVGAPPGYVGYEEGGQLTEKIRRKPYSVILLDEIEKAHPDVYNLLLQVLDDGILTDGLGRKVDFRNTIIIMTSNIGARDLQDFGAGIGFGTKARNENMDEITKGTITNALRKTFSPEFLNRLDDVIVFNSLEKKDIHKIIDISLSKLLARVLTLGYKVELTEKAKDFVAEKGYDPKFGARPLNRAIQKYIEDPIAEEILKAQLLHGDIITADYEDGKDELSFTIAKSDEAPNLASDERPAEAPSEPEAGETK from the coding sequence ATGGAAGCTAAATTTTCAAACCGCGTCAAGGAGGTTATTTCCTTGAGCCGGGAGGAGGCCATCCGGCTCGGCCACGACTATATTGGTACCGAGCACCTGCTGCTGGGCATGATTCGCGAGGGCGAAGGCACTGCCCTCGGGCTGCTCAAAAAGCTCGGCGTGGCCACCGATGAGCTGAAGTTTGCCCTCGAGCAAGCCACGCGCAACACGGCCTCTGCCCAGGGCACCAGCATTACCGGCTCGATTCCGCTAACCAAGCAGACCGAGAAGGTGCTGAAAATCACCTACCTCGAAGCCAAGATTTTCAAGTCGGAAATCATTGGCACCGAGCACCTGCTCCTCTCAATTCTGCGCGATGAGGACAACATTTCTTCTCAAATCCTTTCCAAATTCAACGTGAACTACGAAACCGTGCGCGACTCGCTCGACTACCACGGCGCCGCTCCGAATACCAGCCCCAAGGCCGGCCCGGAGGCTGACGACGATGACGACCGCCTCTTTGGCCAGGGCCAGGGCGGGGCTGGCCGCGGCCAGCAAGGTGGCCAGGGTGGTGCCGCTGGCACCCGCAAGGCCGGCGAAAAATCGCGCACCCCGGTGCTCGATAACTTCGGCCGCGACCTTACCAAGCTGGCGGAAGAAGACAAGCTCGACCCCATCGTGGGCCGCGAAAAAGAGATTGAGCGTGTGGCCCAAGTACTGAGCCGCCGCAAAAAGAACAACCCGATTCTGATTGGTGAGCCGGGCGTGGGTAAAACGGCCATCGCCGAGGGCCTGGCCCTGCGCATCATCCAGAAGAAGGTGAGCCGCGTGCTGTTCAACAAGCGCGTAGTGACCCTTGACCTGGCGTCGCTGGTGGCGGGCACCAAGTACCGCGGTCAGTTTGAAGAGCGCATGAAGGCCGTGATGAACGAGCTGGAAAAGTCGCCCGACGTAATCCTGTTCATCGACGAGCTGCACACGATTGTGGGCGCTGGCGGGGCTAGCGGCTCGCTCGACGCCTCGAACATGTTTAAGCCGGCCCTGGCCCGCGGCGAGATTCAATGCATCGGCGCGACCACGCTGGATGAGTACCGCCAGTACATTGAGAAAGATGGCGCGCTCGCCCGTCGTTTCCAGATGGTGATGGTGGACCCCACCACGCCCGAGGAAACGATTGAGATTCTGCACAATATCAAGGACAAGTACCAGGACCACCACCACGTGGTGTACACCGACAAGGCCATTGAGCAGTGCGTAAAGCTGAGTGACCGCTACATGAGCGACCGCTTCCTGCCGGACAAAGCCATCGACATCTTGGACGAGGCTGGCGCCCGCGTGCACATCAACAACATCGTGGTGCCGGAGGACATTCTCAAGCTCGAAGAGCAGATTGAGAACATCAAGACGGAGAAAAACCGCGTGGTGAAATCGCAGAAATACGAGGAAGCCGCCAAGCTCCGCGACACGGAGAAGAAGCTTCTGGAGCAACTCGACTCGGCCAAGAAGAGCTGGGAAGACGAAACCAAGAAGAAGCGCTACACGGTGAAAGAGGAAAACGTGGCCGAGGTAATCGCCATGATGACCGGCATCCCCGTGAACCGCGTGGCCCAGAACGAAGGCGAGAAATTGCTGAACATGGGCAATGAACTGAAAGGCAAAGTAATCGGTCAGGACAAGGCTATTGCCCAGCTCGTAAAAGCCATCCAGCGCACCCGTGTGGGCTTGAAAGACCCGAAGAAGCCGATTGGCTCGTTCGTGTTCCTCGGCCCGACGGGCGTAGGCAAGACGGAGCTGGCCAAGGTGCTGGCTACCTACCTCTTCGACAAGGAAGACGCGCTGGTGCGCGTCGATATGTCGGAGTACATGGAAAAATTCAGCGTATCGCGCCTGGTGGGCGCGCCTCCCGGCTACGTGGGCTACGAAGAGGGCGGCCAGCTGACGGAGAAAATCCGCCGCAAGCCGTACTCGGTGATTCTGCTCGACGAGATTGAGAAGGCGCACCCGGACGTGTACAACTTGCTGCTGCAAGTGCTGGACGATGGTATCCTGACCGACGGCCTGGGCCGTAAGGTGGACTTCCGTAACACCATCATCATCATGACCTCGAACATCGGGGCGCGTGACTTGCAGGACTTCGGCGCGGGCATCGGCTTCGGCACGAAAGCCCGCAATGAGAATATGGACGAGATTACGAAGGGCACCATCACCAACGCCCTGCGTAAAACCTTCTCGCCCGAGTTCCTCAACCGCTTGGATGACGTGATTGTCTTCAATTCGCTGGAGAAGAAGGACATCCACAAGATTATCGACATCAGCCTCAGCAAGCTGCTGGCCCGCGTGCTCACGCTCGGCTACAAAGTGGAGCTGACCGAGAAGGCCAAGGACTTCGTAGCCGAGAAAGGCTACGACCCTAAGTTTGGCGCGCGTCCGCTGAATCGGGCCATCCAGAAGTACATCGAAGACCCGATTGCCGAGGAAATTCTGAAGGCGCAGCTGCTGCACGGCGACATCATCACGGCCGATTATGAAGATGGTAAAGATGAGCTTAGCTTCACCATCGCCAAAAGTGACGAGGCGCCCAATCTGGCCAGCGATGAGCGGCCCGCCGAAGCCCCCTCGGAGCCCGAGGCTGGCGAAACGAAATAA
- a CDS encoding PA14 domain-containing protein, producing MKRFFSNLLFGSLASAVPLLALAQAGVAREQAALGDGLRGDYYSGLNFEHLIKTRRDALIDFNWSHEPPLPGVPAEEFTVRWTGWLVPPTTGHYVLHLAIDDGARLWLDGKQLLDEWRGQPLGYYSVPVDLQAGRPYRLRLDYCQYSLDTRALLLWERPRQPEKLLVSSWRNLWGMTEKVPTFASRLQETIPTRYLFSHVPGPPRLAVDLTMVAVVASKPPFTSVLASDPSRPTPTTWYAINRARPKAEATRPLAKRKQPPKAVASAQSADRLADQLLHGQSLTLRTLYFEQGRAELPTTVRASLDTLARVLRRYPALRLEVQGHTDNQGDPLLNQQLSMRRAEAVCQYLTSLGVPETRLRPLGLGGTQPVADNNQPTERPRNRRVVLRPLPPATAQP from the coding sequence ATGAAACGCTTCTTTAGCAATTTACTCTTCGGCAGTTTGGCTAGCGCCGTGCCGCTGCTAGCTCTCGCCCAGGCCGGCGTGGCCCGTGAGCAGGCCGCCTTGGGCGATGGGCTGCGCGGCGACTATTACAGCGGCCTAAACTTCGAGCATCTTATCAAGACGCGCCGCGACGCCCTTATTGACTTTAACTGGAGCCATGAGCCGCCCCTACCCGGCGTGCCCGCCGAAGAGTTTACGGTGCGCTGGACGGGCTGGCTGGTGCCGCCCACCACGGGGCACTATGTGCTGCACTTAGCCATCGACGATGGCGCGCGGCTGTGGCTCGATGGCAAGCAGCTGCTCGACGAGTGGCGCGGCCAGCCGCTAGGGTACTACAGCGTACCCGTCGACTTGCAAGCCGGCCGGCCGTATCGCCTGCGCCTCGACTACTGCCAGTACTCACTCGATACCCGGGCGCTGCTGCTTTGGGAGCGCCCCCGGCAGCCCGAAAAGCTGCTTGTCAGCTCGTGGCGCAACCTATGGGGCATGACGGAAAAGGTGCCAACCTTCGCCAGCCGGTTGCAGGAAACCATCCCGACCCGCTATCTATTTAGCCACGTGCCGGGGCCGCCCCGGCTGGCAGTGGACCTTACCATGGTAGCCGTGGTGGCCAGTAAGCCACCCTTTACCTCCGTACTTGCTTCGGACCCTAGCCGACCGACTCCTACTACTTGGTATGCAATCAACAGAGCTAGGCCTAAGGCTGAGGCTACCCGTCCGCTTGCCAAGCGCAAGCAGCCTCCGAAAGCCGTAGCCAGCGCGCAGAGCGCCGATAGGCTAGCCGACCAACTGCTGCACGGCCAGTCGCTTACGCTGCGCACACTTTATTTCGAGCAGGGCCGGGCCGAATTACCCACCACTGTACGGGCCAGCCTCGACACACTGGCTAGGGTGCTCCGGCGCTACCCCGCGCTGCGGCTGGAAGTGCAGGGCCACACCGACAACCAAGGCGACCCACTGCTTAACCAACAGCTTTCGATGCGTCGGGCCGAGGCAGTTTGCCAATACCTTACTTCGCTAGGGGTCCCCGAAACTCGCCTGCGCCCGCTAGGCCTGGGCGGTACGCAGCCGGTAGCCGATAATAATCAGCCCACGGAGCGCCCCCGCAACCGGCGCGTAGTGCTCCGCCCGTTACCACCTGCCACTGCGCAACCCTAA
- a CDS encoding AraC family transcriptional regulator: protein MILQYMFRAAVLLPLLGPVVAAGALLATGYRRGRVLPGLLPALLLLLPTFLLAQCLLSVASWCLLPLAEAGAAPLYAPWYAELLLAPVCYLYLRVLTRLPLRTRLGWRRLLPGLGQVGLFAGVAVLNLGYRHGVAARHLGPASAAAELLRFVLPALALACYVLLLLYGLKTLDEYRRHQDARGLARRRRPGRQRTLLVVLLLGFGLGLSFVALDAWFGPFAYSEIWYAFGVRCGLVFGLAVVGLQASHTVRPPASFAWAVALPVRPTHPGAAPLAIHATEAKATLADPPKAPVLPAELLPWRDKLLALMAAEQPWLEPELTLAELAQRLHLHPAQLSKVINLGCGQSFSDFVNRYRVEEAQRKLADPRFAHYSLVGVALESGFNSKSTFNRVFKKFTGQVPGELARPKV from the coding sequence ATGATTCTTCAGTATATGTTTCGGGCGGCCGTGCTGCTGCCGCTGCTAGGGCCAGTGGTAGCGGCCGGGGCTTTGCTGGCCACTGGCTACCGGCGCGGGCGGGTGCTGCCGGGACTATTGCCGGCCTTGCTGCTGCTGCTGCCCACATTTTTGCTGGCGCAGTGCCTGCTGAGCGTGGCTAGCTGGTGCCTGCTCCCCCTGGCCGAGGCCGGCGCCGCACCTCTCTATGCACCTTGGTATGCTGAGCTGCTGCTGGCGCCGGTGTGCTACCTCTACCTGCGGGTGCTCACGCGGCTGCCGCTGCGCACCCGGCTGGGGTGGCGGCGGCTATTGCCGGGCCTGGGTCAGGTAGGTCTTTTTGCCGGCGTGGCAGTGCTTAATCTAGGATACCGGCACGGCGTAGCTGCCCGGCACCTGGGGCCAGCCAGTGCCGCCGCCGAGCTGCTGCGCTTCGTATTGCCCGCCCTGGCCCTGGCTTGCTACGTGCTGCTTCTCTTGTACGGATTAAAAACGCTAGACGAGTATCGGCGCCATCAGGACGCTAGGGGCCTAGCTAGGCGTCGTCGGCCCGGCCGGCAACGCACCCTGCTGGTAGTGTTGCTACTGGGTTTTGGCCTGGGCCTGAGCTTCGTGGCGCTTGATGCCTGGTTTGGGCCTTTTGCTTATTCTGAGATATGGTATGCGTTTGGGGTGCGCTGCGGACTGGTATTTGGCCTAGCCGTGGTGGGGCTGCAAGCCAGCCATACTGTCCGCCCGCCCGCTAGCTTTGCCTGGGCAGTTGCGCTGCCAGTAAGGCCAACGCACCCGGGGGCCGCGCCGCTAGCCATTCACGCTACTGAGGCCAAGGCCACTTTGGCCGACCCACCCAAGGCACCAGTGCTGCCTGCCGAGTTGCTGCCTTGGCGCGATAAGCTGCTGGCCCTGATGGCCGCCGAGCAGCCCTGGCTCGAACCCGAGCTTACGCTGGCCGAACTGGCGCAACGCCTGCACCTGCACCCGGCGCAGCTCTCCAAAGTGATTAATCTGGGCTGCGGGCAAAGTTTCAGCGACTTTGTAAATCGCTACCGGGTCGAAGAAGCCCAGCGCAAGCTAGCCGACCCGCGCTTTGCACACTACTCGCTGGTAGGCGTGGCATTAGAAAGCGGATTCAACTCAAAATCAACATTTAACCGCGTATTTAAAAAATTTACGGGTCAGGTACCGGGTGAGTTGGCGCGGCCCAAAGTCTAA
- a CDS encoding TonB-dependent receptor has translation MKITTHWLVCLLLAGLPYLVAAQAPAPAGPATGSLAGTVLDSLGRQPVAYATVVLLPPTGDKPITGVAADDQGHFAMTKLAAGAFRLRASYVGYGTRTRPVTVGAGATAVGTILLPTAAQALSEAVIIGQKPVVEVKPDRLVYNADQDVSNAGGTAQDVLRKAPLLAVDGDGNVKMRGSANFKVLVNNKPSPTLARNLAEALKSIPAEQIKSVEIITTPSAKYDGEGTAGIINIVLKKGVDQGLNGRVGLASGNRNTNFNSALNFKKGKIGFTSSASAGAWYNPGQSTRERVDSTAAGPGRLNQSSTTHNLGGWYYGTVGLDYDPAEHHSISLAGSVNGYSGNSTQDLLNQYIAPSSAGNQLFTRATKNVFSSLNLEGTGTYTRTFATARKEWSVLGQYALNNGTFGYDFDQYNNSFTALEQSQANYRERSRGRTPGHEVTLQTDFTQPFGDKRTLEMGLKAIFRRTGSVASVDTLFPALSQGFSPSPRRITDFTYAQNVQAAYATYSFSVGKKLSTSLGGRLERTAITARFGPGSAEVELPTYLSLLPNGSARYAFSDATSLRLAYSRRITRPFIDYLNPFVDRSDAKNISFGNPVLSPELTDSYELAYSTTLKTTTLNAALSVRHTGNAIEQIRYLTTNPNPPVPLPASVVPDPSVTAQTYANVAANTFYQFNVYLSAKPTPKWDFSAGPDVQYIVRNSPTLGIERRGFAGGVNVNTSYKLNKGFTVQAFAFASTPMPDIQGTGPANLYYQMGVKKTLLKDKADLTLNFASPFNAYWPYRNTTTTKYFTETSEYRAYQRGFRLNFSYRFGQGGPSKQRKSIQNDDTKGGGSKQGG, from the coding sequence ATGAAAATAACTACTCATTGGCTGGTATGCCTGCTGCTGGCGGGCCTGCCCTACCTGGTGGCGGCCCAGGCACCCGCGCCGGCCGGGCCCGCCACTGGCTCGCTCGCCGGCACCGTGCTCGACTCGCTGGGCCGCCAGCCGGTGGCCTACGCCACGGTGGTGCTGCTGCCACCCACCGGCGACAAGCCCATTACCGGCGTGGCGGCCGACGACCAGGGCCACTTTGCCATGACCAAGCTAGCGGCGGGTGCTTTCCGGCTGCGGGCCAGCTACGTGGGCTACGGCACCCGCACCCGACCCGTGACGGTGGGCGCCGGGGCCACGGCGGTGGGTACTATCCTGCTGCCCACCGCCGCCCAGGCCCTGAGCGAGGCCGTCATCATCGGCCAGAAGCCGGTGGTGGAGGTGAAGCCCGACCGTCTCGTGTACAACGCCGACCAGGACGTGAGCAATGCCGGCGGCACCGCCCAGGACGTGCTGCGCAAGGCGCCGCTGCTGGCCGTGGATGGCGACGGCAACGTGAAGATGCGCGGCTCGGCCAACTTTAAGGTGCTGGTCAATAACAAGCCTTCGCCGACTCTGGCCCGCAACCTGGCCGAGGCGCTCAAGAGCATTCCGGCCGAGCAGATTAAGAGCGTCGAAATCATTACCACGCCCTCGGCCAAGTACGACGGTGAGGGCACGGCCGGCATCATCAACATCGTATTAAAGAAGGGTGTGGACCAGGGCCTGAACGGCCGCGTGGGCCTGGCCAGCGGCAACCGCAACACTAATTTTAACTCGGCCCTGAATTTCAAGAAGGGTAAGATTGGCTTTACCTCATCGGCCAGCGCGGGGGCGTGGTACAACCCCGGCCAGTCGACCCGTGAGCGCGTCGACTCTACGGCGGCCGGGCCGGGGCGGCTCAACCAGAGCTCGACCACTCACAACCTCGGCGGCTGGTACTACGGCACGGTGGGCCTCGACTACGACCCCGCCGAGCACCACAGCATCTCGCTGGCCGGCTCGGTAAATGGCTACAGCGGCAACTCGACCCAGGACCTGCTGAACCAATACATCGCGCCCAGTTCGGCTGGCAATCAGCTCTTTACCCGCGCTACTAAAAATGTCTTTAGCAGCCTCAACCTGGAGGGCACCGGCACCTATACCCGCACCTTTGCCACGGCCCGCAAGGAGTGGAGCGTGCTAGGACAATACGCGCTCAACAACGGTACTTTCGGCTACGATTTCGACCAGTACAACAATTCCTTTACGGCCCTGGAGCAGAGCCAGGCCAACTACCGCGAGCGCAGCCGGGGCCGCACGCCGGGCCACGAGGTGACGCTGCAAACGGACTTTACCCAGCCGTTTGGCGACAAGCGCACGCTGGAGATGGGGCTGAAGGCCATTTTTCGCCGCACGGGCTCGGTGGCTAGCGTCGATACGCTGTTTCCCGCCTTGAGCCAGGGCTTTAGCCCGTCGCCGCGCCGCATTACCGACTTCACTTATGCCCAGAATGTGCAGGCGGCCTACGCCACTTACTCATTCAGCGTGGGCAAGAAGCTGAGCACCAGCCTGGGCGGTCGCCTCGAGCGCACGGCCATTACGGCGCGCTTCGGCCCTGGCAGCGCAGAAGTTGAGTTGCCCACCTACTTATCATTGCTGCCCAATGGCAGCGCCCGCTACGCATTCAGCGACGCTACCAGCCTGCGCCTGGCCTACAGCCGGCGCATCACGCGGCCCTTTATCGACTACCTCAACCCGTTTGTGGACCGCTCCGACGCCAAGAATATTTCCTTTGGCAACCCCGTGCTCAGCCCCGAGCTGACGGACTCCTACGAGCTGGCCTACAGCACCACGCTCAAAACCACCACGCTCAACGCCGCGCTCTCGGTGCGCCACACCGGCAATGCCATCGAGCAGATTCGCTACCTCACTACCAACCCCAACCCGCCCGTGCCGCTGCCCGCCAGCGTGGTGCCCGACCCGAGCGTTACGGCCCAGACCTATGCCAACGTGGCGGCTAATACGTTCTATCAGTTCAACGTGTATCTCTCGGCCAAGCCCACGCCCAAGTGGGACTTCAGCGCCGGCCCCGACGTGCAGTATATCGTGCGCAACTCGCCCACCCTGGGCATCGAGCGCCGGGGCTTTGCCGGGGGCGTCAACGTCAATACGTCCTACAAGCTGAATAAGGGCTTCACCGTGCAGGCTTTCGCGTTTGCCAGTACGCCCATGCCCGATATCCAGGGCACCGGCCCAGCCAACCTCTACTACCAAATGGGCGTGAAGAAAACGCTGCTTAAAGATAAGGCCGACCTCACGCTCAACTTCGCTAGCCCCTTCAACGCCTACTGGCCCTACCGCAATACCACTACCACGAAGTATTTTACCGAAACCAGCGAGTACCGCGCCTACCAGCGCGGCTTCCGCCTCAATTTCAGCTACCGCTTTGGGCAGGGCGGCCCGAGCAAGCAGCGCAAGTCTATTCAGAACGATGATACCAAAGGTGGCGGTAGTAAGCAGGGGGGCTAG
- a CDS encoding AraC family transcriptional regulator, whose translation MLFYFGPRSSLLLPFVVPGVVATLWLLGRAGRRGSLPDGLLALLLLLPTLTVSQWMLGYAGWFDSHDGHSTIMFYMPWQLGLLLGPGYYLYFRSLTNQEFRLGPRGWGHLLPGLAQVALFAAVALLDLGWRRGLRHEALPDFYGTKGAAATWRDTLFGPLNWLAVALLVAYGLRMLADYRRYARYLDDNFSDPERLRFAGLRQLLVLQALVLALGVVGSVLNYLFDLSYDAAWYLFALRGVLIYGLIVVGLQANYAAATSPLRFEPDAAPTPGSKPAGASGLAGAPAGEPNNELDVAADGLGESQPLLVAPTAPAGLPPELLPWRDKLLVLMATEQPWLEPELTLTELAQRLRTTPNVLSKVINAGCGQNFNDFVNTYRVHEARRKLADPRLAHYSLVGVALESGFNSKSTFNRVFKKLLGQAPSEVARPKS comes from the coding sequence ATGCTGTTCTACTTCGGCCCCCGCAGTTCGCTGTTGCTGCCCTTCGTGGTGCCGGGGGTGGTGGCCACGCTGTGGCTGCTGGGGCGGGCCGGGCGGCGCGGCAGCCTGCCCGATGGCCTGCTAGCCCTGCTGCTGCTGCTGCCCACCCTCACCGTGAGCCAGTGGATGCTGGGCTATGCCGGCTGGTTTGATAGCCACGACGGCCATTCCACCATCATGTTTTATATGCCCTGGCAGCTGGGCCTGCTGCTGGGGCCGGGCTACTACCTCTACTTTCGCAGCCTCACCAACCAGGAGTTTCGGCTGGGGCCGCGCGGGTGGGGGCACCTGCTGCCGGGGCTAGCCCAGGTGGCGCTGTTTGCCGCCGTGGCCCTGCTCGACCTGGGCTGGCGGCGCGGGCTGCGGCACGAGGCGCTGCCCGATTTTTACGGCACCAAGGGCGCCGCCGCTACCTGGCGCGACACGCTGTTTGGGCCGCTCAACTGGCTGGCCGTGGCCCTGCTGGTGGCCTACGGCCTGCGTATGCTGGCCGACTACCGCCGCTACGCCCGCTACCTCGACGACAACTTCTCCGACCCCGAGCGCCTGCGCTTTGCCGGGCTGCGGCAGCTGCTGGTGTTGCAGGCCCTGGTGCTGGCGCTGGGGGTAGTGGGCTCGGTGCTCAACTACTTGTTTGACCTGAGCTACGATGCCGCCTGGTACCTGTTTGCCCTGCGCGGCGTGCTCATCTACGGGCTTATCGTGGTGGGCCTGCAGGCCAACTACGCGGCGGCTACCAGCCCGCTGCGCTTCGAGCCCGACGCAGCCCCCACGCCCGGCAGTAAGCCCGCTGGCGCATCGGGGCTAGCGGGAGCGCCGGCCGGCGAACCCAACAACGAATTGGATGTAGCAGCCGACGGGCTGGGCGAATCTCAACCGCTACTCGTTGCACCCACCGCGCCCGCTGGCTTGCCGCCCGAGCTGCTGCCCTGGCGCGACAAGCTGCTGGTCCTGATGGCCACCGAGCAGCCCTGGCTGGAGCCCGAGCTTACGCTGACGGAGCTGGCCCAGCGCCTGCGCACCACGCCCAACGTGCTGTCCAAAGTCATTAACGCGGGCTGCGGGCAGAACTTCAACGACTTTGTGAATACTTACCGGGTGCACGAAGCCCGCCGCAAGCTGGCCGACCCGCGCTTGGCGCACTACTCGCTGGTGGGCGTGGCCCTGGAAAGCGGATTTAACTCAAAATCAACGTTTAACCGCGTGTTTAAGAAGCTGCTGGGCCAGGCGCCCAGCGAAGTAGCGCGGCCCAAATCATAA